One Falsarthrobacter nasiphocae DNA segment encodes these proteins:
- a CDS encoding TetR/AcrR family transcriptional regulator, with protein sequence MQERTRPQNDEHSTGPTRRGPYKKSGRRRAAIAQAAMRVFSVHGFHGGSVQAIAAAAKISPATLLHHFPSKKHLLESVLELKNDRTSKAESVLLGQHAPPMREAIKPVCESYESTPELRTLYCILASEAIHPQHPAHPHFKERFNVSRNVLERALERERQAGRLRPYVDIPATAANLMATWYGLQLQRAYTPDIDVVQHFMHAVDQVLLPEED encoded by the coding sequence GTGCAAGAACGAACAAGGCCTCAGAACGACGAACACTCAACCGGGCCCACGCGCCGCGGCCCCTACAAGAAGAGCGGACGCCGCCGCGCTGCCATAGCGCAGGCTGCCATGCGTGTCTTCTCCGTGCACGGATTCCATGGCGGGTCGGTCCAGGCGATCGCCGCGGCAGCGAAGATCTCGCCTGCCACATTGCTGCACCACTTCCCCTCGAAGAAGCATCTGTTGGAGAGCGTCCTTGAGCTGAAGAACGACCGCACCTCAAAGGCCGAAAGCGTTCTCCTTGGGCAACATGCCCCGCCCATGCGGGAAGCCATCAAGCCGGTCTGTGAGTCTTACGAGTCCACTCCGGAGCTGCGCACCCTGTATTGCATCCTGGCCTCCGAAGCCATCCATCCTCAGCACCCAGCGCATCCACACTTCAAGGAACGCTTCAATGTCAGTCGAAACGTGCTGGAGCGCGCCCTCGAACGGGAGCGTCAAGCCGGGCGGCTGCGTCCGTACGTTGACATCCCGGCCACTGCTGCCAACCTCATGGCGACCTGGTACGGGCTACAGCTTCAGCGTGCGTACACGCCTGATATCGACGTCGTCCAGCATTTCATGCACGCCGTGGACCAAGTGCTTCTCCCGGAAGAGGACTGA
- a CDS encoding phosphotransferase family protein, translated as MNPPLPSPTDIWDRAEMAWLKDVFGSFSVEADLSWGIQGIQVTKIDTTRGPVVVKSGKKWVRPDAEGEQRALDPEPNPHNLREIRAYTQWMPQHNDLAPQLIAAEPRLGILAISFLDGDLVLGSAQVENPEVWQAAGETTRRFHGEARRVTSSFDGGNLSLLPNRVDAAEKGAEWLPTDPNLRSRVMAVAETARAFLRTAIPRELPLYPTHADNSPRNWMMTPQGFRLIDFGRAGIRPRYTELDFAWGAPGPCREAFMNGLGVPTDLAAWDEHERASCQLYLLAQYFRSLEWAWEHGDHGFYSEVLNRDETIHQFSTV; from the coding sequence ATGAATCCACCCCTGCCCTCCCCCACCGACATCTGGGACCGGGCCGAAATGGCCTGGCTCAAGGACGTCTTCGGATCCTTCTCCGTCGAGGCAGATCTGTCCTGGGGCATCCAGGGAATTCAGGTGACGAAAATCGACACGACCCGCGGCCCCGTCGTCGTGAAATCCGGGAAGAAGTGGGTGCGGCCGGACGCCGAAGGCGAGCAGCGCGCATTGGACCCCGAACCCAATCCGCACAATCTTCGTGAGATCCGCGCCTATACCCAGTGGATGCCTCAACACAATGACCTCGCCCCGCAGCTGATTGCGGCGGAACCTCGGCTCGGGATTCTCGCCATCTCGTTCCTTGACGGAGATCTCGTCTTGGGCTCCGCGCAGGTCGAAAACCCCGAGGTGTGGCAGGCCGCTGGTGAAACGACGCGGCGCTTCCATGGCGAAGCTCGACGCGTCACAAGCTCATTCGACGGCGGGAATCTCTCGCTCCTGCCAAACCGGGTCGACGCAGCTGAGAAGGGGGCGGAATGGCTGCCGACGGACCCCAACTTGCGTTCACGCGTCATGGCCGTGGCCGAGACAGCCCGCGCATTCCTCCGGACCGCGATACCTCGCGAACTCCCTCTCTACCCGACCCACGCGGACAACTCGCCGCGCAACTGGATGATGACACCCCAGGGATTCCGGCTCATCGACTTTGGCCGCGCAGGGATAAGGCCCCGATACACGGAACTCGACTTCGCGTGGGGTGCCCCAGGACCGTGCAGGGAGGCATTCATGAACGGACTCGGCGTCCCCACCGACCTTGCTGCGTGGGATGAGCACGAGCGGGCCTCGTGCCAGCTGTACCTGCTCGCACAGTATTTCCGTAGCCTTGAGTGGGCGTGGGAGCACGGCGACCATGGCTTCTACAGTGAGGTCCTCAACCGCGACGAGACCATTCACCAATTCAGCACCGTGTAG
- a CDS encoding HAD-IIA family hydrolase, which produces MTFIEEFDGFLFDLDGVVYAGQGAIDGAPESITALRDAGRPVGFVTNNASRSEADVAAHLRELGVPAEESTVFGSARTAMSLLDDRAEKGARVFVVGSPSLADLVTDAGFTVVGLDAMEAGEGCDVVVQGFSPETGWRHLAAASYAIEAGADWIATNMDATIPRAEGIAPGNGSLVEGVRRATGRDPVVAGKPEPAIFHRAAKALGCSRPLVVGDRLDTDIAGGRASGFASALVLTGIDSRESAEAASADQRPDFVIGSLRDLVNGEASSFSLDAR; this is translated from the coding sequence GTGACCTTCATTGAGGAGTTCGACGGTTTCTTGTTCGACCTGGACGGCGTCGTGTACGCCGGCCAGGGGGCCATTGACGGCGCCCCGGAGTCCATCACGGCGCTCCGGGACGCGGGGCGGCCCGTGGGCTTCGTGACGAACAACGCCTCCCGCTCGGAAGCGGACGTCGCGGCACACCTGCGCGAGCTCGGCGTGCCCGCGGAGGAGAGCACCGTCTTCGGGTCCGCCCGGACAGCCATGTCACTCCTCGATGACCGCGCTGAGAAGGGCGCACGTGTCTTCGTCGTGGGGAGCCCGTCCCTGGCGGACCTCGTGACGGACGCTGGTTTCACGGTCGTGGGCCTTGACGCCATGGAGGCGGGGGAGGGCTGCGACGTCGTCGTCCAGGGCTTCAGCCCCGAGACGGGGTGGCGCCACCTGGCCGCGGCGAGCTACGCGATCGAGGCGGGGGCGGACTGGATCGCCACGAACATGGACGCGACGATCCCGCGGGCAGAGGGCATCGCCCCCGGCAACGGCTCCCTCGTCGAGGGCGTCCGGCGCGCAACCGGCCGGGACCCAGTCGTGGCGGGCAAGCCGGAGCCTGCAATTTTCCACCGGGCAGCCAAGGCACTGGGGTGCAGCCGGCCGCTCGTGGTGGGGGACCGTCTCGACACGGACATCGCGGGGGGCAGGGCGTCTGGCTTCGCCTCGGCCCTCGTGCTCACGGGCATCGACTCCCGCGAGTCGGCGGAGGCCGCCAGCGCGGACCAGCGCCCGGACTTCGTCATCGGGTCGCTCCGGGACTTGGTGAACGGGGAGGCGTCGTCGTTCTCTCTGGACGCACGGTGA
- a CDS encoding TlyA family RNA methyltransferase, translating to MSGTRLDVALAERGLASSRTHAAALVAEGRVRVNGRAAAKPGARVSPEDVVEVVEGATPDFVSRAGQKLYGALGALPGVSVAGRRCLDAGASTGGFTDVLLRAGAGRVVAVDVGHGQLVDSLRADSRVDVHEGLNVRALTPEMIGGPVDVTVGDLSFISLTLVLGPLAGATVPGGDLVLMIKPQFEAGRERVRGGVVRDPLAREAAVRRVLEAGERHGLALSAVAPSPLPGQDGNREYFAHWVRGTAGVDDDAPAAADTRPAAEAGPRTPGNAQGAGRMIDVTEALAQLRSAGAFDAPPG from the coding sequence ATGAGCGGCACCCGCCTGGACGTCGCCCTCGCGGAGCGGGGCCTCGCCTCCTCTCGCACGCACGCTGCGGCCCTCGTCGCGGAGGGGCGGGTGCGGGTCAACGGCCGTGCCGCCGCCAAACCGGGGGCCAGGGTCTCGCCGGAGGACGTTGTGGAGGTCGTGGAGGGCGCCACGCCGGACTTCGTCTCGAGGGCGGGCCAGAAGCTCTACGGGGCGCTGGGAGCGCTTCCGGGTGTCTCGGTGGCTGGGCGGCGCTGTCTCGACGCGGGCGCGTCGACAGGCGGCTTCACGGATGTCCTGCTGCGCGCGGGCGCGGGTCGCGTGGTAGCCGTCGATGTGGGGCACGGGCAGCTCGTGGACTCTCTGCGGGCGGACTCGCGCGTGGACGTGCACGAGGGCCTCAACGTGCGGGCCCTGACACCGGAGATGATCGGCGGCCCAGTGGACGTCACGGTGGGGGATCTCTCCTTCATCTCGTTGACGCTCGTGCTGGGTCCTCTCGCCGGGGCCACCGTGCCGGGCGGGGACCTGGTTCTCATGATCAAGCCGCAGTTCGAGGCGGGGCGAGAGCGGGTCCGTGGCGGCGTGGTCCGCGATCCGCTGGCCCGCGAGGCCGCGGTGCGCCGGGTCCTTGAGGCTGGGGAGCGGCATGGGCTGGCGCTGAGCGCGGTGGCCCCCTCGCCCCTGCCGGGGCAGGACGGCAACCGTGAGTACTTCGCGCACTGGGTGCGCGGGACCGCAGGGGTGGACGACGACGCCCCGGCCGCCGCCGACACGCGCCCCGCGGCGGAGGCAGGGCCCCGCACCCCTGGGAACGCTCAGGGGGCGGGCCGTATGATCGACGTGACCGAGGCGCTCGCTCAGCTTCGCTCGGCGGGGGCCTTCGACGCGCCGCCGGGGTGA
- a CDS encoding NAD kinase — MTRSEERRVLVRAHLGREDAVRAAREALVQLAASHITPVLLAADAEEHPALLEAAPGILVVEALEDAQPVELCMVLGGDGSILRAAAVVREADVPLLGVNLGHVGFLAESERADLADTVRAVVERRYTVEERLALQVTVVDGDQTVHRTWALNEAAIEKENRARMIEVVLGVDDRPVSSYGCDGICISTPTGSTAYSFSAGGPVVWPEVEAIVVTPIAAHALFARPLVISPRSHVSVQLLHRTDARGVLWSDGREEIELGPGARVDIERAERSVRIARLNRTPFSERLVRKFHLPTQGWRGADSVPGAPPSLASDGCPPGALADDGGLAAGESSSEREHS; from the coding sequence ATGACACGCTCCGAGGAGAGGCGCGTCCTTGTGCGGGCCCACTTGGGCCGGGAGGACGCCGTGCGGGCCGCCCGCGAGGCACTCGTCCAGCTGGCGGCGTCCCACATCACTCCTGTCCTGCTCGCCGCGGACGCGGAGGAGCACCCGGCGCTCCTTGAGGCCGCGCCCGGCATCCTCGTGGTTGAGGCCCTGGAGGACGCCCAGCCGGTTGAGCTGTGCATGGTCCTCGGCGGGGACGGGTCGATCCTCCGGGCTGCCGCGGTCGTCCGCGAGGCCGACGTGCCGCTGCTCGGCGTGAACCTCGGCCACGTGGGCTTCCTCGCGGAGAGCGAGCGGGCGGATCTCGCGGACACGGTCCGCGCCGTCGTCGAGCGCCGGTACACGGTGGAGGAGCGTTTGGCCCTGCAGGTGACGGTCGTTGACGGGGACCAGACGGTGCACCGCACGTGGGCCCTCAACGAGGCGGCCATCGAGAAGGAGAACCGGGCCCGGATGATCGAGGTCGTCCTCGGCGTCGATGACCGCCCGGTCTCCTCGTACGGCTGCGACGGCATCTGCATCTCCACGCCGACGGGCTCCACCGCGTACTCGTTCTCTGCTGGCGGCCCGGTCGTCTGGCCGGAGGTCGAGGCGATCGTCGTGACGCCCATCGCCGCGCACGCGCTCTTCGCGAGGCCTCTCGTCATCTCGCCTCGCTCGCATGTGTCGGTGCAGCTGCTGCACCGCACGGACGCCCGGGGCGTGCTGTGGAGCGACGGCCGGGAGGAGATCGAGCTCGGTCCCGGCGCCCGCGTGGACATCGAGCGCGCGGAGCGGTCCGTGCGGATCGCCCGCCTGAACCGGACGCCCTTCTCCGAGCGCCTGGTCCGCAAGTTTCATCTGCCCACCCAGGGGTGGCGGGGCGCGGACAGTGTCCCGGGCGCCCCGCCGTCCCTCGCCTCGGACGGCTGCCCTCCGGGGGCCTTGGCCGACGACGGGGGCCTGGCGGCGGGCGAGTCGAGTTCTGAAAGGGAGCACTCGTGA
- the recN gene encoding DNA repair protein RecN, translated as MIEEIRISDIGVIEEASLELSPGLTVLTGETGAGKTMILTALSMILGDKVEAARVRVGSSKAGAEAIIAVPAESPAWDVAVEAGAAEEDGPREELILARTLSASGRSRAIVSGRTVPAATLGEIGRSLVAVHGQTAQLRLATASAQRRALDRFGGEELARVKAQYKAAFRAYETARALHEEISATARERLLEAEQLRAALKEIDALDVQPGEDEALKEAALRLENVEGLRRAGALAGEALTGTEDASDAPTALGLVEAAKRALESEEDPVLSRLAARLETVSADLNDVAVEAAAFVTDLDTEGPQRLDEIQERRAAIAHVTRRYGPTPEAVLAWAEEKRPRLEEIGNDDATLERLAAERDAAHAEATSLASELTALRTQAGAELARRVSEELAALAMPSARLTVEVTEAGALTPHGADVVALLLAPHPGAPALNLGKGASGGELSRVMLALEVVLGTADPVPTFVFDEVDAGVGGKAAVAVGQRLAMLAEHVQVIVVTHLPQVAAFAQTHVRILKGESEGVTSSDVRVLPAAERVTELARMLAGHETSDAAQAHAQELLDDAAAFAARSREATKKGQHRRA; from the coding sequence GTGATTGAAGAGATCCGCATCAGCGACATCGGGGTGATCGAGGAGGCGAGCCTCGAGCTCTCGCCTGGCCTGACCGTCCTCACGGGCGAGACGGGCGCGGGAAAGACGATGATCCTCACGGCCCTCTCGATGATCCTCGGCGACAAGGTCGAGGCGGCCCGCGTGCGGGTCGGCAGCTCCAAGGCGGGGGCCGAGGCGATCATCGCTGTCCCCGCGGAGTCCCCTGCGTGGGACGTCGCCGTCGAGGCTGGTGCGGCGGAGGAGGACGGCCCCCGCGAGGAGCTCATTCTGGCCCGGACGCTCTCAGCGAGCGGCCGCTCCCGGGCCATCGTCTCGGGCCGGACCGTCCCGGCGGCGACCCTCGGGGAGATCGGCCGCTCCCTCGTGGCCGTCCACGGGCAGACGGCGCAGCTCAGGCTCGCGACCGCCTCAGCCCAGCGCCGCGCCCTCGACCGCTTCGGCGGCGAGGAGCTGGCCCGCGTCAAGGCCCAGTACAAGGCGGCGTTCCGCGCCTACGAGACGGCCCGCGCCCTCCACGAGGAGATCTCGGCGACGGCCCGGGAGCGTCTCCTTGAGGCCGAGCAGCTGCGGGCGGCGCTGAAGGAGATCGACGCGCTCGACGTCCAGCCCGGCGAGGACGAGGCCCTCAAGGAGGCCGCCCTCCGCCTCGAGAACGTCGAGGGCCTGCGCCGCGCGGGCGCCCTCGCGGGCGAGGCCCTCACCGGCACGGAAGACGCGAGCGACGCGCCCACGGCCCTGGGCCTCGTCGAGGCAGCCAAGCGCGCACTCGAGTCCGAGGAGGACCCGGTGCTCAGCCGGCTCGCCGCCCGCCTCGAGACGGTCTCCGCGGACCTCAACGACGTCGCTGTCGAGGCCGCGGCGTTCGTCACGGACCTCGACACCGAGGGGCCGCAGCGGCTCGACGAGATCCAGGAGCGCCGCGCCGCGATCGCCCACGTCACCCGGCGCTACGGGCCCACCCCTGAGGCGGTCCTCGCCTGGGCGGAGGAGAAGCGGCCGCGGCTCGAGGAGATCGGCAACGACGACGCCACACTCGAGCGGCTCGCCGCCGAGCGGGACGCGGCCCACGCGGAGGCGACGAGCCTCGCGTCCGAGCTCACGGCGCTGCGCACGCAGGCGGGCGCGGAGCTCGCCCGGCGGGTCTCGGAGGAGCTCGCGGCGCTCGCGATGCCGTCGGCCCGCCTCACGGTCGAGGTCACCGAGGCCGGGGCGCTCACCCCGCACGGCGCGGACGTCGTCGCCCTCCTCCTGGCGCCGCACCCCGGCGCCCCCGCACTCAACCTCGGGAAGGGCGCCTCGGGAGGTGAGCTCTCGCGCGTCATGCTCGCGCTCGAGGTCGTCCTCGGGACCGCGGACCCCGTGCCGACGTTCGTCTTCGACGAGGTCGACGCGGGCGTCGGCGGAAAGGCCGCCGTCGCGGTGGGGCAGCGGCTCGCGATGCTCGCCGAGCACGTGCAGGTCATTGTCGTGACGCACTTGCCGCAGGTCGCCGCGTTCGCGCAGACCCACGTGCGGATCCTCAAGGGGGAGAGCGAGGGAGTGACGAGCTCCGACGTCCGGGTTCTGCCTGCCGCTGAACGCGTCACGGAGCTCGCCCGCATGCTCGCCGGCCACGAGACCTCGGACGCCGCCCAGGCGCACGCTCAGGAACTGCTCGACGACGCCGCGGCCTTCGCCGCGCGCTCGCGAGAGGCAACGAAGAAGGGACAGCACCGCCGTGCATGA
- a CDS encoding CTP synthase, with the protein MIGSNSVVHRTKNTSKSPQAVKQIFVTGGVASSLGKGLTASSLGHLLRARGLAVTMQKLDPYLNVDPGTMNPFQHGEVFVTEDGAETDLDIGHYERFLDEALSGDANVTTGQVYSTVIAKERRGEYLGDTVQVIPHITDEIKRRMRLPAEKVAGRPQPDVIITEIGGTVGDIESQPFLEAARQVRQDVGRGNVFFLHVSLVPYIGPSQELKTKPTQHSVAALRSIGIQPDAIVIRSDREVPDAMREKIGRMCDVDSDAVVNAADAPSIYDIPKKLHAQNLDAYIVQHLGLKFQDVDWTKWDALLESVHNPRHNVTVALVGKYIDLPDAYLSVTEALRAGGFANSARVNVKWVPSDLCETEEGARRELGDVDAICVPGGFGIRGIEGKLGALRFARENRIPTLGLCLGLQSMVIEYARNVVGIEDASSTEFDPQAKSPVIATMAEQASIVEGEGDLGGTMRLGSYEAKLDEGSVVAGVYGTTKVTERHRHRYEVNNAYRDQIAEAGLVFSGTSPDGKLVEFVELPAEVHPYYVGTQAHPELKSRPTNAHPLFAALVEAALAAKS; encoded by the coding sequence GTGATAGGCTCGAATTCCGTGGTGCATCGAACAAAGAACACGTCAAAGTCCCCTCAAGCCGTCAAGCAGATCTTCGTGACGGGCGGTGTCGCCTCGTCGCTCGGCAAGGGACTGACTGCCTCGAGCCTGGGTCACCTCCTTCGCGCTCGCGGCCTCGCCGTGACGATGCAGAAGCTGGATCCCTATCTCAACGTGGATCCCGGCACGATGAATCCCTTCCAGCACGGCGAAGTCTTCGTCACCGAGGACGGCGCCGAGACCGACCTCGACATCGGACACTACGAGCGCTTCCTCGATGAGGCCCTCTCCGGTGACGCCAACGTGACCACGGGCCAGGTGTACTCCACCGTCATCGCCAAGGAGCGCCGCGGCGAGTACCTCGGCGACACGGTCCAGGTCATCCCGCACATCACGGACGAGATCAAGCGCCGCATGCGCCTGCCCGCCGAGAAGGTAGCAGGGCGCCCCCAGCCGGACGTCATCATCACCGAGATCGGCGGCACGGTCGGCGACATCGAGTCCCAGCCGTTCCTCGAGGCCGCCCGCCAGGTCCGCCAGGATGTCGGCCGCGGCAACGTCTTCTTCCTCCACGTCTCGCTCGTGCCCTACATCGGCCCGTCGCAGGAGCTCAAGACGAAGCCCACGCAGCACTCCGTCGCTGCCCTCCGCTCCATCGGCATTCAGCCGGACGCCATCGTCATCCGCTCGGACCGCGAGGTCCCGGACGCGATGCGCGAGAAGATCGGCCGCATGTGCGACGTCGACTCGGACGCCGTGGTCAACGCCGCCGACGCCCCGAGCATCTACGACATCCCGAAGAAGCTCCACGCGCAGAACCTCGACGCGTACATCGTCCAGCACCTGGGCCTGAAGTTCCAGGACGTGGACTGGACCAAGTGGGACGCGCTCCTCGAGAGCGTCCACAACCCGCGTCACAACGTCACCGTGGCGCTCGTCGGCAAGTACATCGACCTCCCGGACGCCTACCTGTCCGTGACGGAGGCCCTCCGCGCGGGCGGCTTCGCCAACAGCGCCAGGGTCAACGTCAAGTGGGTCCCGTCCGACCTCTGCGAGACGGAGGAGGGCGCCCGCCGCGAGCTCGGCGACGTCGACGCGATCTGCGTCCCGGGCGGCTTCGGCATCCGCGGCATCGAGGGCAAGCTCGGGGCCCTGCGCTTCGCCCGCGAGAACCGCATCCCGACCCTCGGCCTGTGCCTCGGTCTCCAGTCGATGGTCATCGAGTACGCGCGGAACGTCGTCGGCATTGAGGACGCCTCCTCCACGGAGTTCGATCCGCAGGCCAAGAGCCCGGTCATCGCGACGATGGCCGAGCAGGCCTCGATCGTCGAGGGCGAGGGCGACCTCGGCGGCACGATGCGCCTCGGCTCCTACGAGGCCAAGCTGGACGAGGGCTCTGTCGTCGCGGGCGTCTACGGCACGACGAAGGTCACCGAGCGCCACCGCCACCGCTACGAGGTCAACAACGCGTACCGGGATCAGATCGCCGAGGCCGGCCTCGTGTTCTCCGGCACGTCCCCGGACGGCAAGCTCGTCGAGTTCGTCGAGCTGCCCGCTGAGGTGCACCCGTACTACGTCGGCACGCAGGCGCACCCTGAGCTCAAGTCCCGCCCGACGAACGCGCACCCGCTCTTCGCGGCTCTCGTCGAAGCGGCCCTCGCGGCGAAGTCCTGA
- a CDS encoding NUDIX hydrolase, with protein sequence MTHGAGEQAVPRLGREELVDEPSQREVLSHEVLQRGHVQTLVREEFRLSGDVTLTRDFVQHPGAVVVAALNERNELLMIRQYRHPARMLMWELPAGLLDVEGESPWDGAPRELAEEADAVASEWHTLVDVQNSAGGSTEATRVFLARGLTPVPDADLHERDAEEAEIERAWVPVEEAVAAVFAGTVHNVGAVLGILAVDRFLAGSLELRPADAPWQAHPRHADWS encoded by the coding sequence ATGACGCACGGCGCCGGGGAGCAGGCGGTCCCTCGCCTGGGCCGCGAGGAGCTCGTGGACGAGCCCAGCCAGCGCGAGGTCCTCTCCCACGAGGTGCTTCAGCGCGGGCACGTCCAGACGCTCGTCCGCGAGGAGTTCCGGCTCAGCGGGGATGTGACGCTGACGCGGGACTTCGTCCAGCACCCCGGCGCCGTCGTCGTCGCCGCGCTCAACGAGCGCAATGAGCTCCTCATGATTCGCCAGTACCGGCACCCCGCCCGCATGCTCATGTGGGAGCTCCCGGCGGGTCTTCTCGACGTTGAGGGGGAGAGCCCGTGGGACGGCGCTCCGCGCGAGCTCGCCGAAGAGGCGGACGCGGTGGCCAGCGAGTGGCACACCCTCGTGGACGTTCAGAACTCGGCGGGCGGGTCCACGGAGGCCACGCGCGTGTTCCTGGCGCGGGGGCTCACCCCGGTGCCGGACGCGGACCTTCACGAGCGGGACGCCGAGGAGGCCGAGATCGAGCGCGCCTGGGTTCCAGTCGAGGAGGCCGTCGCCGCCGTCTTCGCGGGCACCGTTCACAACGTTGGGGCCGTGCTCGGCATTCTCGCGGTGGACCGCTTCCTGGCCGGCTCCCTCGAGCTGCGCCCGGCGGACGCGCCCTGGCAGGCCCACCCCCGCCATGCCGACTGGTCCTGA
- the xerD gene encoding site-specific tyrosine recombinase XerD, translating into MPTGPDPAAAPPTPLRAAADEYLRHLALERGLAANTIASYGRDLARYERFLAVRGIDRPGNVTANLVSDFAVALRSGDEGPALAPRSAARIVVAIRGFHAFLLAEGTTTTDPAARVRPPSPPSRLPKALTVDQVSRMLESASVEEPLGLRDRALLEFLYGTGARVSEAVGLALDDLHQVEEDDGTGLALVRLMGKGSKQRLVPIGSFALRALDEYRVRGRPALAAKNSGKTGNGGALFLNARGGRLSRQSAWTIIQRAAEAAGIADPVSPHTLRHSFATHLVEGGADIRAVQELMGHASISSTQIYTKVTVDTLREVYATSHPRAR; encoded by the coding sequence ATGCCGACTGGTCCTGACCCCGCCGCCGCACCCCCCACACCCCTGAGGGCCGCCGCAGACGAGTACCTGCGGCACCTCGCCCTCGAACGCGGGCTCGCGGCCAACACCATCGCCAGCTACGGGCGGGACCTGGCCCGGTACGAGCGCTTCCTCGCCGTGCGGGGAATCGACCGTCCCGGGAACGTCACGGCGAACCTCGTCTCGGACTTCGCGGTGGCCCTGCGGAGCGGGGATGAGGGGCCCGCTCTGGCGCCTCGCTCGGCGGCGCGCATCGTCGTCGCCATCCGCGGATTCCATGCGTTCCTTCTCGCTGAGGGAACGACGACGACGGATCCCGCCGCGCGCGTGCGGCCGCCGTCGCCTCCGTCCCGCCTGCCCAAGGCGCTGACGGTGGACCAGGTGTCTCGGATGCTTGAGTCCGCGTCCGTGGAGGAGCCCCTGGGGCTGCGGGACCGGGCGCTGCTCGAGTTCCTCTATGGGACGGGAGCGCGCGTGTCCGAGGCCGTGGGGCTTGCGCTCGACGACCTCCACCAGGTGGAGGAGGACGACGGGACTGGGCTCGCGCTCGTGAGGCTCATGGGCAAGGGGAGCAAGCAGAGGCTCGTGCCGATCGGCTCCTTCGCCCTGCGTGCCCTCGACGAGTACCGGGTGCGGGGGAGGCCGGCGCTTGCCGCGAAGAACTCCGGGAAGACGGGCAACGGGGGAGCGCTCTTCCTCAACGCGCGCGGCGGGCGGCTCAGCAGGCAGTCCGCGTGGACCATCATCCAGCGCGCCGCGGAGGCCGCCGGGATCGCGGACCCCGTCTCGCCGCACACGCTGCGCCACTCGTTTGCCACGCACCTCGTGGAGGGCGGGGCGGACATCCGGGCGGTGCAGGAGCTCATGGGGCACGCCTCGATCTCCTCGACGCAGATCTACACCAAGGTCACCGTGGACACGCTGCGCGAGGTCTACGCGACGAGTCATCCGCGGGCGCGCTGA
- a CDS encoding fluoride efflux transporter FluC, with protein MTPGGSAVLVAAAVAAAGGIGSVARYLLDTSSPASAQGNWWARQPRGLWAANLLACLVIGAAAAVRAPSWHLVLATGLAGGLSTWSSWIVGARSRWAAARDLDAVTRRSERRSALVQVLGQAAGGLACAGLGLALGRLVLV; from the coding sequence GTGACGCCGGGGGGCTCGGCCGTGCTCGTCGCGGCGGCCGTGGCTGCGGCCGGCGGCATCGGCAGCGTGGCCCGCTACCTTCTCGACACGTCGTCCCCCGCATCCGCCCAGGGCAACTGGTGGGCGCGGCAGCCGCGGGGGCTGTGGGCCGCGAATCTCCTCGCCTGCCTCGTCATCGGGGCGGCCGCTGCCGTGCGCGCGCCCTCATGGCACCTCGTCCTCGCGACAGGCCTCGCGGGCGGGCTCTCGACATGGTCGTCGTGGATCGTCGGCGCCCGCTCCCGCTGGGCGGCTGCGCGGGACCTCGACGCCGTGACCCGCCGCTCAGAGCGCCGCTCGGCCCTCGTCCAGGTTCTGGGCCAGGCAGCCGGGGGCCTCGCGTGTGCCGGGCTCGGTCTCGCCCTCGGGCGGCTCGTTCTCGTCTGA
- a CDS encoding fluoride efflux transporter FluC: MTQPRAGVLGAVFAGGALGTLARWAVQSPFEAFPLAAAVATLCINTLGVAVLAASGPITARSGPTVKAFIGPGLMGGFTTFSAVMLLLAHPGAVLAALGLPDTAILGAAAAALWLVVSLALGWAAAGLGSRAGHRLAGARGARP; the protein is encoded by the coding sequence GTGACACAGCCCCGCGCGGGTGTCCTCGGGGCCGTCTTCGCGGGCGGCGCGCTCGGCACGCTGGCGCGGTGGGCGGTGCAGTCGCCGTTTGAGGCCTTTCCTCTTGCCGCGGCGGTGGCAACGCTGTGCATCAACACGCTGGGAGTCGCCGTCCTCGCTGCGTCCGGGCCGATCACTGCCCGCAGCGGGCCCACAGTTAAGGCCTTCATTGGGCCCGGGCTCATGGGCGGGTTCACGACGTTCTCGGCCGTCATGCTGCTCCTCGCGCACCCCGGGGCCGTGCTGGCGGCTCTGGGCCTCCCGGACACGGCCATCCTCGGCGCGGCTGCTGCGGCCCTGTGGCTGGTGGTCTCCCTGGCGCTCGGGTGGGCGGCCGCGGGCCTCGGCTCAAGGGCCGGTCATCGACTCGCCGGCGCCCGCGGGGCGCGCCCGTGA